From a single Bacillus gobiensis genomic region:
- a CDS encoding LysE family translocator produces MLGITSFWLFLITGIILNITPGTDTIYIMSRSISQGKLAGVYSVLGVSTGVLVHTMLAAFGLSIILTQSVLLFTAIKLIGAAYLIYLGIRMLWQKGSALSKEIPTKEHLSFRKIYMQGVMSNVLNPKVALFFISLLPQFVATDNPYGPIPFLILGLTISITGTVWCLFIAYFSSFATTKLRENPKIESMMNKLTGIVFIGLGISLMKTKSAS; encoded by the coding sequence TTGCTTGGGATAACGAGTTTTTGGCTTTTTCTCATTACAGGGATTATTTTAAATATTACGCCTGGTACAGATACGATTTATATCATGAGCCGCAGTATCTCTCAAGGAAAACTTGCTGGTGTATATTCCGTACTCGGAGTAAGTACCGGGGTTCTAGTCCATACGATGTTGGCTGCGTTTGGCTTATCAATTATTTTGACACAGTCTGTCCTCCTTTTTACTGCAATTAAGCTGATCGGTGCAGCGTATTTGATTTACCTCGGAATAAGGATGCTTTGGCAGAAGGGCTCTGCTCTAAGCAAGGAAATTCCTACTAAAGAGCATTTGTCGTTCAGAAAAATATATATGCAGGGCGTCATGTCAAACGTTTTAAATCCGAAGGTTGCGCTATTCTTCATCTCGCTCTTGCCGCAATTTGTGGCTACAGATAATCCTTATGGCCCTATTCCTTTTCTGATTCTCGGTCTAACCATATCTATTACGGGAACAGTTTGGTGTTTATTCATCGCTTATTTTTCCTCCTTTGCTACAACGAAGCTTAGGGAAAATCCAAAAATTGAAAGCATGATGAACAAGTTAACGGGAATTGTCTTTATTGGCCTGGGGATTTCATTAATGAAGACAAAATCAGCATCTTAG
- a CDS encoding BA3454 family stress response protein gives MVEITVLVNFQGRNYQTNVIVDRKIAKEEILRLAQEQVEKQWTQ, from the coding sequence ATGGTGGAAATAACTGTTTTAGTAAACTTCCAAGGAAGAAACTATCAAACAAACGTTATTGTTGATCGAAAGATTGCGAAAGAAGAAATATTACGTTTGGCTCAAGAGCAAGTTGAAAAACAATGGACACAATGA
- the fsa gene encoding fructose-6-phosphate aldolase, whose product MKFFIDTANLDDVKKAYKIGVLSGVTTNPSLIAKEGIKFEDRIAEICQTVPAVESVSAEVTPDAITAEEMIAQADELIKINGGDEKVTIKLPMTLDGLEACRYLTNKGVKTNVTLIFTVNQALLAARAGATYVSPFLGRLDDISEDGVQLVEKIAELFRIQNFDTQIIAASVRHPDHVTRVAMAGAHIATVPYKVIEQLSKHPLTDQGIEKFAADWEKASKIEVLK is encoded by the coding sequence ATGAAATTTTTTATTGATACTGCTAATCTTGATGATGTAAAAAAAGCATATAAAATCGGGGTTTTATCAGGCGTTACCACAAATCCTTCCTTAATTGCGAAAGAAGGGATAAAATTCGAGGATCGTATTGCGGAAATTTGCCAAACCGTGCCTGCGGTTGAATCTGTTTCAGCAGAAGTAACCCCTGACGCTATTACAGCTGAAGAGATGATCGCACAAGCAGATGAGCTAATAAAAATCAATGGCGGAGATGAGAAAGTAACTATTAAACTTCCTATGACGTTAGATGGTTTAGAAGCTTGTCGCTATCTTACGAATAAAGGCGTTAAAACCAATGTAACTCTAATTTTTACTGTGAACCAAGCGCTATTAGCTGCTCGTGCTGGTGCGACATATGTATCGCCGTTCCTTGGCCGTCTTGATGATATATCAGAAGACGGGGTGCAGCTGGTAGAGAAAATTGCTGAATTGTTCCGTATCCAAAACTTCGATACACAAATTATCGCTGCTTCTGTCCGTCATCCGGATCATGTCACTCGTGTAGCAATGGCTGGTGCTCACATTGCGACCGTTCCTTATAAAGTGATAGAGCAGCTATCCAAACACCCTCTAACGGATCAAGGCATTGAAAAATTTGCTGCTGATTGGGAAAAAGCGTCTAAAATTGAGGTTCTAAAATAA
- a CDS encoding winged helix-turn-helix transcriptional regulator: protein MNRGKIFKCQSKCFELIGKRWTGLIIYVLMNGPKRFSEIHSIIPDLSKRMLTERMKELEEHGIVIRHVIPERPVRTEYLLTKKGTELGKILGHLTDWAESWIKD, encoded by the coding sequence TTGAACAGGGGCAAAATATTCAAGTGTCAGAGCAAGTGCTTTGAACTAATAGGAAAAAGGTGGACGGGTTTAATTATTTATGTGTTAATGAACGGACCTAAACGTTTTAGTGAAATTCATTCGATCATTCCGGATTTGAGTAAACGTATGCTTACGGAGAGAATGAAAGAACTTGAGGAGCATGGAATAGTTATACGTCATGTCATACCTGAACGTCCTGTACGGACAGAGTACTTACTGACAAAAAAGGGAACGGAATTAGGAAAAATTCTTGGTCACCTCACTGATTGGGCTGAAAGTTGGATTAAGGATTAA
- a CDS encoding helix-turn-helix domain-containing protein, with protein sequence MNDKQRRAELADFLRTRRERLSPTAFNITVDGRRRMPGLRREELAQISGISYTWYMKLEQGQNIQVSEQVL encoded by the coding sequence ATGAACGATAAGCAAAGAAGAGCAGAATTGGCTGACTTTCTTCGTACACGTCGGGAACGATTGTCCCCAACCGCTTTTAATATTACAGTAGATGGAAGAAGGCGTATGCCAGGGCTGCGGAGAGAGGAATTGGCTCAGATATCAGGTATTAGTTATACTTGGTACATGAAGCTTGAACAGGGGCAAAATATTCAAGTGTCAGAGCAAGTGCTTTGA
- a CDS encoding putative quinol monooxygenase, translating to MYVIAVSFEILAEHREHFKRAALQDGRDSSANEPGTLRFELIEDKDNPNRFYLNEAYEDEAAFDLHCQGPYFKAFFDEISAYAQGPTWLIKGTVTS from the coding sequence ATGTACGTAATTGCCGTTAGTTTTGAAATACTAGCAGAGCATCGTGAACATTTTAAACGTGCCGCACTTCAAGATGGCCGTGACTCCAGTGCCAATGAGCCCGGAACACTTCGATTTGAATTGATTGAAGATAAGGATAATCCCAATCGGTTCTATCTTAATGAGGCTTATGAGGATGAAGCCGCTTTTGACCTTCATTGCCAAGGACCCTACTTTAAAGCTTTTTTTGATGAAATTTCGGCTTATGCGCAAGGTCCGACATGGTTAATAAAAGGAACAGTCACATCATAA
- a CDS encoding aldo/keto reductase, with protein sequence MPSSEDSVTHCLKENSIRQEVKGSLRPLGFDEIDLYQIHWPYPEEDYLERWQTLAKLQQEGKVRYIGVSNFKRTVVVFPKQSKNGSAC encoded by the coding sequence TTGCCCAGTTCGGAAGATAGTGTTACACATTGTCTTAAGGAAAATTCTATTCGTCAAGAGGTTAAGGGAAGCCTGAGACCCCTGGGATTCGATGAGATCGATCTCTATCAAATTCACTGGCCTTATCCAGAGGAAGATTATCTTGAAAGGTGGCAAACACTTGCTAAATTGCAACAAGAGGGGAAGGTTCGTTACATCGGTGTATCAAACTTTAAGCGGACGGTTGTTGTTTTCCCCAAGCAAAGCAAAAATGGATCCGCGTGCTAA
- a CDS encoding P-loop NTPase family protein, translating into MENALIEVKELKKAYGNKVVLNGLSFNLARGSIFALLGENNNRPLKV; encoded by the coding sequence ATGGAGAATGCTCTAATTGAGGTTAAAGAACTAAAGAAAGCCTATGGAAATAAAGTTGTCTTAAATGGACTCAGCTTTAACTTAGCACGCGGATCCATTTTTGCTTTGCTTGGGGAAAACAACAACCGTCCGCTTAAAGTTTGA
- a CDS encoding TetR/AcrR family transcriptional regulator, with amino-acid sequence MAPLNENQLEQIRNERKNQIMSAALKVFAENGIKLTKISMIAAEASISHGLLYHYFKSKEEVLHESLKWAMTGATELFQEIKALPLTPIEKIKHFIRIALTEGNSDVFRVIQHILRAKYPVPEQSKELIEHSSEEYAQQLLPLFIEGQENGEIIQSDPQELLELFLTVISGLMMEGDFNWWNENMDRKIDLLLRMISTR; translated from the coding sequence ATGGCCCCATTAAATGAAAATCAATTGGAACAAATTCGCAATGAACGTAAAAATCAAATCATGTCTGCCGCTTTAAAGGTGTTCGCTGAAAACGGTATTAAACTGACGAAAATTAGCATGATTGCTGCCGAAGCGAGTATAAGCCACGGCCTGCTGTATCATTATTTCAAGTCCAAAGAAGAGGTTTTGCACGAAAGTCTTAAATGGGCAATGACCGGAGCAACCGAATTATTTCAAGAAATTAAAGCACTGCCGTTAACTCCTATTGAAAAAATCAAACATTTTATCCGTATCGCATTAACAGAAGGAAACAGCGATGTGTTTCGAGTGATTCAACATATCCTTCGAGCAAAATATCCTGTACCCGAACAATCGAAAGAGCTGATAGAACATTCTTCTGAAGAGTACGCACAACAACTGCTTCCGTTGTTTATTGAAGGTCAAGAAAATGGAGAGATCATCCAGTCAGATCCCCAAGAATTACTCGAGCTTTTTTTAACTGTCATTTCTGGGTTAATGATGGAAGGGGATTTTAATTGGTGGAATGAAAATATGGACAGGAAAATCGATCTACTTTTGAGGATGATATCGACACGCTAA
- a CDS encoding amidohydrolase, which translates to MSPTELEARLISIRRHMHQYPELSKEEFETTKAITGWLQEKQIEIRPTSLETGVFADIKGGKSGATIAVRADIDALPIEEKTDLPYASKIKGKMHACGHDFHTAAAIGAAYLLKEDQENLQGNIRFLFQPAEESGGGAVKVIKDGQVDDVDAIIGLHNKPELPVGTVGIKSGPIMAAVDRFKVNIKGKGAHAALPNNGRDPIVAAAQLISSIQTIVSRNVSPLQSAVVSVTRIEGGSTWNVIPEDVTIEGTVRTFDNTVRKEVKERFYSVVEHVSAAFSQEAKIQWFAGPPPLINHSEITDATRAAAKRLSLHVIDPDPSTAGEDFAYYLQNIPGSFAFFGTSGNEDWHHPSFTVDEKAIVKAAYFLYESAKELLAQLMNVNGKQKVFSDS; encoded by the coding sequence ATGAGCCCAACAGAACTAGAAGCCCGTTTAATTTCAATCCGCCGCCATATGCACCAATATCCAGAGCTGTCAAAAGAGGAGTTTGAAACGACAAAAGCGATCACAGGCTGGCTTCAAGAAAAACAGATTGAGATTCGTCCAACTTCGCTTGAAACGGGCGTATTTGCCGATATTAAAGGTGGAAAATCCGGAGCAACAATTGCTGTACGTGCCGACATTGATGCTTTGCCGATCGAAGAAAAAACAGATTTGCCGTACGCTTCAAAAATAAAAGGTAAAATGCATGCATGCGGACATGATTTTCATACAGCTGCCGCTATAGGTGCAGCTTATCTACTAAAAGAAGACCAGGAGAACTTACAGGGAAACATTCGTTTTTTGTTTCAGCCAGCTGAAGAATCAGGTGGAGGTGCAGTTAAAGTCATAAAAGACGGACAGGTTGATGATGTTGATGCAATTATCGGCCTTCATAACAAGCCGGAATTGCCGGTGGGTACGGTCGGGATAAAAAGCGGTCCAATCATGGCGGCTGTGGACCGCTTTAAAGTGAATATCAAAGGTAAAGGCGCTCACGCAGCTCTGCCAAATAATGGACGTGATCCGATTGTGGCTGCAGCACAGCTTATTTCATCTATACAAACGATTGTCAGCAGAAACGTATCACCCTTGCAGAGTGCTGTCGTTAGTGTAACGAGAATAGAAGGCGGAAGCACTTGGAATGTCATCCCTGAAGATGTAACGATTGAAGGAACGGTCCGAACGTTCGATAACACTGTCCGAAAGGAAGTAAAGGAACGGTTTTATTCTGTAGTAGAGCATGTTAGCGCCGCGTTTTCTCAGGAAGCAAAGATTCAATGGTTTGCTGGGCCGCCGCCGCTGATTAACCATTCGGAAATAACAGATGCAACCCGGGCCGCTGCCAAAAGGCTGTCCCTGCACGTCATAGATCCGGATCCGTCAACAGCCGGCGAAGACTTTGCTTACTATCTTCAGAATATCCCAGGATCGTTTGCTTTCTTCGGAACAAGCGGAAATGAAGACTGGCATCATCCTTCATTTACGGTTGATGAAAAAGCTATCGTTAAAGCCGCATATTTTTTATATGAAAGTGCAAAAGAACTGCTTGCTCAGCTGATGAATGTTAATGGAAAACAGAAAGTCTTTTCCGACTCATAA
- a CDS encoding GNAT family N-acetyltransferase, producing MSQNVSITDLEEQDRETVRQLLIDSYSQYEKKFENPDMWLNYLANISASVDNPQIDRILVAKNGQSVLGTLQLFESSEKAYGRPELEIFSPIVRLLAVHPEARGRGVGQALLKESCQYAKLKRAESLYLHSTDLMQKAIQLYEWLGFKRDESKEFYNQNILVKCYRFDLIKEEGEFHEPNRTRSPFNFNPPPYAPISRAVKRGV from the coding sequence ATGTCTCAAAACGTATCGATCACTGATCTAGAGGAACAAGATAGAGAAACCGTACGCCAGTTGTTGATCGATAGTTACAGTCAATATGAGAAGAAATTTGAAAATCCTGATATGTGGCTGAACTATTTAGCGAATATTAGTGCCTCAGTTGATAATCCACAAATTGATCGAATCCTGGTAGCGAAAAACGGGCAATCTGTACTCGGGACACTTCAGTTGTTTGAATCCTCGGAAAAGGCATATGGCCGTCCGGAACTGGAGATTTTTTCGCCGATTGTCCGTCTGCTTGCGGTTCATCCAGAAGCGCGGGGGCGTGGTGTCGGCCAGGCTTTGCTGAAAGAAAGCTGTCAATATGCAAAATTAAAAAGGGCAGAAAGCTTGTATTTGCATTCAACCGACCTGATGCAAAAAGCGATTCAATTGTATGAATGGCTGGGATTTAAACGAGACGAATCCAAAGAATTTTACAATCAAAATATACTTGTAAAATGCTATCGCTTTGATCTAATAAAAGAAGAAGGTGAATTTCATGAGCCCAACAGAACTAGAAGCCCGTTTAATTTCAATCCGCCGCCATATGCACCAATATCCAGAGCTGTCAAAAGAGGAGTTTGA
- a CDS encoding amino acid ABC transporter ATP-binding protein → MIYLQGIKKSFLHQEVLKGINLTIEKGEVVTILGPSGSGKTTLLRCVNYLEKPDAGTVHVGAIKLEAKEAKKKDIISLRKQSAMVFQHYNLFAHKTVTENVMEGLIIAKKINKAEAKERSERVLEKVGLSNKLNHYPSQLSGGQQQRVGIARALALNPEVILFDEPTSALDPELVGEVLSVIRDIAREGITMLIVTHEMNFAREVSDQILFMDEGIIVEKGTPFEIFNSPKEERTRRFLRRISRDAADNWLQEEAN, encoded by the coding sequence ATGATTTATCTGCAGGGCATAAAAAAATCATTCCTGCATCAGGAAGTGTTAAAGGGCATTAATCTAACAATCGAAAAAGGAGAAGTCGTTACGATTCTCGGTCCAAGCGGTTCCGGAAAAACCACACTGCTTAGATGCGTAAACTATCTGGAAAAACCGGATGCTGGCACGGTCCACGTTGGTGCTATAAAGCTCGAAGCAAAAGAGGCTAAGAAAAAAGATATTATATCACTTCGAAAACAGTCTGCAATGGTGTTTCAGCACTACAATTTATTTGCCCATAAAACTGTCACTGAAAACGTTATGGAAGGACTAATTATCGCAAAAAAAATCAATAAGGCGGAAGCAAAAGAGCGAAGTGAACGAGTATTAGAAAAAGTCGGACTTTCCAATAAGCTGAATCATTATCCCAGCCAGCTTTCCGGCGGCCAGCAGCAGCGAGTCGGCATCGCACGCGCCCTGGCACTAAACCCGGAAGTTATTCTATTTGACGAACCGACATCGGCTCTCGATCCCGAACTCGTTGGTGAAGTTCTCTCTGTTATTAGAGACATTGCAAGAGAAGGAATCACGATGCTTATCGTTACTCATGAAATGAATTTCGCCCGTGAGGTATCAGACCAGATTCTTTTCATGGACGAAGGTATCATCGTTGAGAAAGGTACACCGTTTGAAATTTTCAACAGCCCCAAAGAAGAACGAACTCGCAGGTTTTTAAGACGTATTTCAAGAGATGCGGCTGACAACTGGCTGCAGGAAGAAGCAAATTAA
- a CDS encoding amino acid ABC transporter permease, with the protein MAIDIPFIWTALTEIVKALPITMMLTLIPLSIGFLIGLAVALIRVYEVKGLTAIANGYVSFLRGTPIIMHIMIIYFGLPLLIDKAAVQLGLESNSQNIPIIIFVLTALSLSAGAYLSEVIRSGISSISKGQAEAAYSVGMNTFQTLFRIILPQALAQSIPNFTNIFIGFLHTSSIAFIVSQKELTGAANIVASTNLKFLEAFIAAGIIYWVLTILVESLSSLMEKKATSYTRGGVR; encoded by the coding sequence TTGGCAATTGATATTCCGTTTATTTGGACGGCTTTAACTGAAATAGTAAAGGCTCTGCCAATTACAATGATGCTCACACTTATCCCTTTATCTATCGGTTTTTTAATCGGGTTGGCAGTAGCGCTGATCCGAGTGTATGAAGTGAAAGGATTGACTGCAATTGCGAACGGATATGTCTCATTTTTGAGAGGGACGCCAATCATCATGCATATCATGATCATTTATTTCGGATTGCCGCTTCTTATTGATAAAGCAGCAGTACAGCTCGGATTAGAGTCCAATTCGCAAAATATCCCTATCATCATTTTTGTCCTGACAGCTTTGTCGTTAAGTGCCGGGGCATATTTATCAGAAGTGATTCGTTCGGGCATATCCAGCATTTCTAAAGGACAGGCGGAAGCTGCGTATTCTGTGGGAATGAATACGTTTCAGACACTGTTTCGCATCATTCTGCCACAGGCACTTGCACAGTCCATCCCTAACTTCACCAATATTTTTATCGGATTTTTGCATACATCATCTATTGCGTTTATCGTTTCGCAAAAAGAATTAACCGGAGCTGCCAATATTGTCGCTTCAACCAATTTAAAGTTTCTTGAAGCTTTTATTGCTGCGGGAATTATTTACTGGGTATTGACGATTCTTGTAGAAAGCCTATCGTCTCTTATGGAGAAAAAAGCTACATCTTATACAAGAGGAGGAGTTCGATGA
- a CDS encoding amino acid ABC transporter permease, whose amino-acid sequence MGKAFDFTLIWEFFYTLIPYLGVTLQILAVSIVCGMVIGIAAAVPRLFRIPILSQLVIIYVSFIRGTPILIQLFLVFYGVPALLSIINLDLSRMEPIYFVMITYAISNGAVFSEIFRGAVQSVDYGQSEAAYSVGMNDVQTFFRIVIPQAIGIALPNIANSVVGSLKDTSLAFTIGVMDLVGRGETLIASSAHALEVYISLSVIYYIVVLIFEKLFRLFEKHINQYKSAVLKH is encoded by the coding sequence TTGGGGAAAGCATTTGATTTTACGTTAATTTGGGAATTTTTTTATACTCTTATTCCATATTTAGGAGTGACACTTCAAATTCTTGCCGTCTCAATCGTGTGTGGAATGGTCATCGGGATAGCAGCTGCTGTCCCGAGGCTTTTTCGTATTCCGATACTCTCACAGCTGGTTATCATTTACGTTTCATTTATTCGTGGAACGCCAATTTTAATTCAATTGTTCCTTGTTTTTTACGGCGTTCCGGCATTGCTCTCAATCATTAACCTTGACTTATCAAGAATGGAACCGATTTATTTCGTTATGATCACATATGCGATCAGTAACGGAGCCGTCTTTTCAGAAATTTTCAGAGGAGCTGTTCAATCTGTCGACTACGGGCAATCTGAAGCCGCATATTCAGTCGGAATGAATGATGTACAAACCTTTTTTCGCATAGTCATCCCACAGGCGATTGGTATTGCATTGCCCAATATTGCAAATTCTGTCGTGGGATCACTAAAGGACACTTCCCTTGCATTTACGATTGGTGTCATGGATTTGGTCGGCCGCGGCGAAACTTTAATTGCATCGAGCGCTCATGCTCTAGAAGTGTATATTTCACTTTCAGTCATTTATTACATCGTAGTGCTCATTTTTGAAAAATTATTTCGTTTATTTGAAAAGCATATCAACCAATATAAATCAGCTGTGCTAAAGCATTAA
- a CDS encoding transporter substrate-binding domain-containing protein encodes MDKKIWLLFILLFTFLASACSGGETSAGSDSGSAKKNVQKIIVGTGTQFPKICFLDENGKLTGYDVELVREIDKKLPEYEFEFKTMEFSNLLLSLETNKIDFIAHQMEVNEERQKKFLFNKEPYNVFPLHVAVQKDNNTIQSIKDLTGKKAVVSATSNSAVFLEKYNKENNAGIDIVYSGQGADDSINQIRTGRADATITTPFAVDFRNEQADAQQKIVGEPLLNSKVYFLLRKNETTLQKRIDEALVELKKDGVVSELSKKWLGADYTVDF; translated from the coding sequence ATGGATAAGAAAATCTGGTTACTATTCATATTATTATTTACTTTTTTAGCTTCAGCATGCTCAGGTGGAGAAACATCGGCAGGCTCTGATTCTGGAAGCGCAAAGAAAAATGTTCAAAAAATTATTGTCGGAACGGGCACACAATTCCCGAAAATCTGCTTTTTGGATGAAAACGGCAAGCTGACCGGGTATGATGTGGAGCTCGTTCGTGAGATTGACAAGAAGCTTCCGGAATACGAATTTGAATTTAAAACGATGGAATTTTCTAATCTGTTACTTAGCCTTGAAACGAACAAAATTGATTTTATTGCTCATCAAATGGAAGTGAATGAAGAGCGCCAGAAAAAATTCTTATTCAATAAAGAACCATATAACGTGTTCCCTCTCCATGTGGCGGTTCAAAAGGACAATAATACTATTCAATCGATCAAAGATTTAACTGGAAAAAAAGCAGTCGTTAGTGCAACGAGCAACTCCGCTGTATTCCTAGAAAAATACAATAAAGAAAACAATGCGGGTATTGATATTGTGTATTCGGGTCAAGGTGCTGATGATTCGATCAATCAAATTCGCACAGGTCGTGCGGACGCAACAATCACCACTCCATTTGCTGTTGATTTTAGAAATGAACAGGCGGATGCCCAGCAAAAAATTGTCGGCGAGCCGCTGTTGAATTCAAAGGTGTACTTCCTGCTCCGCAAAAATGAAACAACTTTGCAAAAGCGAATTGATGAAGCTCTTGTTGAACTAAAAAAAGACGGAGTTGTAAGTGAGCTAAGTAAAAAATGGCTTGGTGCTGACTACACAGTAGATTTTTAA
- a CDS encoding GNAT family N-acetyltransferase, with product MTQTIRLALPEDAHTVLELTLRSYEPIRKLNINFTAANADLQLVLNNITRNAMYVLEDEGKIIATVTVRYPWANPDHSDPYPFIWWFAVDPEYKQKGIGSKLLNFVEENVLRDQVKAPAVYLATAERHPWLVSIYERRGYRIFDEKIYEGDKIVFLRKILNEPLYRIIENKEPISS from the coding sequence TTGACGCAAACAATCCGATTGGCTTTACCGGAGGATGCTCACACCGTCCTAGAACTTACACTTCGGTCATACGAACCGATCCGAAAACTGAACATTAATTTTACAGCTGCAAATGCTGACTTACAGCTTGTTTTGAATAATATCACCCGAAATGCGATGTACGTTCTTGAAGACGAAGGTAAGATTATTGCGACTGTAACAGTCAGGTATCCTTGGGCTAATCCTGATCACAGCGATCCTTACCCGTTCATCTGGTGGTTTGCCGTAGATCCGGAATACAAACAGAAAGGTATTGGTTCAAAGCTGCTCAATTTCGTAGAGGAAAACGTGCTACGCGATCAAGTGAAAGCTCCAGCAGTTTATTTAGCTACAGCCGAACGCCATCCTTGGCTCGTCTCGATTTATGAACGAAGAGGTTACCGAATTTTTGATGAAAAAATATACGAAGGCGACAAAATCGTCTTTCTTCGGAAAATTTTAAACGAACCTCTATACCGCATAATTGAAAACAAAGAACCAATTAGCAGTTAA
- a CDS encoding glutaredoxin family protein, which yields MSNTFSVIVWSKEGCHYCEEVKQYLKEKQVGYQTIDVTDNDDRRDILEAKYGVRHVPVVEIGKNGIYEGVTKVGIDHVEKALAPYLQTS from the coding sequence TTGTCAAATACATTTTCAGTAATCGTCTGGTCAAAAGAAGGATGCCATTATTGTGAGGAAGTCAAACAATATCTGAAAGAAAAACAGGTCGGTTATCAAACGATTGATGTCACAGACAACGATGATCGCCGGGACATTTTAGAAGCAAAATACGGCGTCCGCCATGTACCAGTAGTTGAAATTGGTAAAAATGGAATTTACGAAGGCGTAACTAAGGTTGGTATCGACCATGTAGAGAAAGCATTGGCACCGTATTTACAAACTTCGTAA